One Frankia alni ACN14a DNA window includes the following coding sequences:
- a CDS encoding lytic transglycosylase domain-containing protein, which translates to MVHRVPPKAVLAALLAVVLVASCGVLRRTHRVPDDLVPVFRSAATAYGILTAAQLAAQARVESKFDAQAVSHAGARGIMQFLPTTWAAFGLDGNKDGVADPLDPRDAIPSAAYYESWLAEQVAHLPGDRVSLILAAYNAGPDAVRLAGGIPDFGETRAYVTKVRDWADTFSDQL; encoded by the coding sequence ATGGTCCACCGCGTGCCCCCGAAGGCGGTCCTGGCCGCCCTGCTGGCGGTCGTGCTGGTGGCGAGCTGCGGCGTCCTGCGGCGGACCCACCGCGTGCCGGACGACCTGGTCCCGGTGTTCCGCTCGGCCGCCACCGCGTACGGCATCCTCACCGCCGCCCAGCTCGCCGCGCAGGCACGCGTGGAAAGCAAGTTCGACGCGCAGGCGGTGTCGCACGCCGGTGCCCGCGGCATCATGCAGTTCCTGCCGACCACCTGGGCGGCATTCGGGCTCGACGGCAACAAGGACGGCGTGGCGGATCCGCTGGACCCCCGCGACGCCATCCCGTCGGCCGCGTACTACGAATCGTGGCTCGCCGAACAGGTGGCGCACCTGCCCGGGGATCGCGTCTCGCTGATCCTCGCCGCCTACAACGCCGGGCCGGACGCCGTGCGCCTCGCGGGCGGCATCCCCGACTTCGGCGAGACCCGGGCGTACGTGACGAAGGTCCGGGACTGGGCGGACACCTTCTCCGACCAGCTCTGA
- a CDS encoding RNA-binding S4 domain-containing protein — translation MLEGMREVSIQGDAIRLGQFLKLADVVGVGSDVKGLLAGGMVRVNGEVESRRGRQLVPGDEVVVSGERLRVG, via the coding sequence ATGCTTGAGGGCATGCGCGAGGTGAGCATCCAGGGTGACGCGATCCGGCTGGGCCAGTTCCTCAAGCTCGCCGACGTCGTCGGGGTCGGGTCGGATGTGAAGGGGCTGTTGGCGGGAGGGATGGTGCGGGTCAACGGCGAGGTGGAGAGCCGCCGCGGACGCCAGCTGGTCCCCGGCGACGAGGTCGTGGTGTCGGGGGAGCGGCTGCGGGTGGGCTGA
- a CDS encoding tyrosine-protein phosphatase yields the protein MERWFNLAGCDNVRDLGGLPTVDGAATRHGVFLRSDSVQTLTEADVILLRETFGLRTIIDLRAREEAAREGRGLLAEQPIDYHNLSFLPGEWVMPDDPRYPAIVRDLDSVDRIEHYLDYLRLAGPAVAQALRVLAQPTAGPALFHCAAGKDRTGVLAALLLSIAGVDRDAIVADYAQTNERIHLVNARLAKRPSYNRPTAPLTPDQLSCRPEVMRGFLAGVDAGWGGPAAWAIKEGLTESDLIALRRTLVA from the coding sequence GTGGAGCGTTGGTTCAACCTCGCGGGCTGCGACAACGTACGCGATCTAGGCGGGCTGCCCACCGTCGACGGAGCGGCCACCCGGCACGGCGTGTTTCTGCGATCCGATTCGGTACAGACGCTGACCGAGGCCGACGTCATCCTGCTGCGGGAGACCTTCGGCCTGCGGACGATCATCGACCTGCGAGCCAGGGAGGAGGCGGCCCGAGAAGGCCGGGGTCTCCTCGCCGAGCAGCCCATCGACTATCACAACCTGTCGTTCCTGCCCGGTGAGTGGGTGATGCCCGACGACCCGCGATACCCCGCGATCGTCCGGGACCTCGACTCGGTTGACCGCATCGAGCACTACCTGGACTACCTGCGCCTTGCCGGCCCCGCCGTGGCACAGGCACTGCGGGTGCTGGCCCAGCCCACCGCGGGCCCCGCGCTGTTCCACTGCGCGGCCGGCAAGGACCGCACCGGCGTCCTCGCGGCCCTGCTGCTGAGCATCGCCGGGGTCGACCGGGACGCCATCGTCGCCGACTACGCCCAGACCAACGAGCGGATCCACCTGGTCAACGCACGCCTGGCGAAGCGTCCCTCCTACAACCGGCCGACCGCCCCGCTCACTCCCGACCAGCTCTCCTGCCGTCCGGAGGTCATGCGGGGCTTTCTCGCCGGTGTCGACGCCGGTTGGGGTGGCCCCGCCGCCTGGGCCATCAAGGAGGGACTCACCGAGTCGGACCTGATCGCGCTACGCCGGACCCTGGTCGCGTAG